A window of Xylophilus sp. GW821-FHT01B05 contains these coding sequences:
- the yidD gene encoding membrane protein insertion efficiency factor YidD, whose product MMRRLLMAAVRGYRLLLSPWLGNACRFEPTCSAYSLEALERHGAAAGSYLTLKRIARCQPWCEGGCDPVPDAPPRLFSGPCFTSSQKKTPS is encoded by the coding sequence ATGATGCGCCGCCTGCTCATGGCTGCGGTGCGCGGCTACCGCTTGCTGCTGAGCCCCTGGCTGGGCAATGCCTGCCGTTTCGAACCGACCTGCTCGGCCTATTCGCTGGAGGCGCTGGAGCGCCACGGCGCGGCTGCCGGCAGCTACCTGACGCTCAAGCGCATCGCCCGCTGCCAGCCCTGGTGCGAGGGCGGCTGCGACCCGGTGCCCGACGCACCGCCGCGCCTGTTCTCTGGCCCGTGCTTCACTTCCTCCCAAAAGAAGACTCCTTCATGA